A window of the Mesorhizobium sp. L-2-11 genome harbors these coding sequences:
- the trbH gene encoding conjugal transfer protein TrbH, which translates to MPISRSFRSFAVAVTLAVFLSGCQSLGPGGLVASNAPADISGPAATSIAGDMVSRLAEHVGPGSGTIALKQDGSPFGQALESALKGWGYAVVTDQATDSGTTIVPLAYVVEPFEGQVLARLSTRGAELGRAYEITTTGASPASPLSVMRRG; encoded by the coding sequence ATGCCTATCTCCCGCTCGTTTCGCTCCTTCGCCGTTGCGGTCACGCTCGCGGTTTTCCTTTCCGGTTGCCAGAGCCTTGGCCCGGGCGGCCTCGTCGCCAGTAACGCGCCAGCCGACATCTCCGGACCGGCCGCAACTTCGATCGCCGGCGATATGGTAAGCCGCCTTGCCGAGCACGTCGGGCCGGGCAGCGGAACTATCGCGTTGAAGCAGGATGGTTCGCCCTTCGGGCAAGCTCTGGAGTCGGCCCTCAAGGGATGGGGATACGCGGTCGTTACCGACCAGGCAACCGACAGCGGCACGACGATCGTCCCGCTCGCCTATGTTGTCGAGCCGTTCGAGGGCCAGGTCCTCGCGCGGCTGTCGACGCGCGGTGCCGAGCTCGGTCGTGCCTATGAGATAACTACGACGGGCGCATCACCGGCGAGCCCGCTCTCCGTGATGCGTCGCGGGTAG